In Shouchella patagoniensis, the following are encoded in one genomic region:
- a CDS encoding DUF6944 family repetitive protein: protein MPQQNETSINDVLENGNSPTNDNHAKIIFGQWIVAVGTIFAVIATTQRTNIVEATRSDYSIYGNALEAAGNAIIADGIAEASSERTGTYIQTFGNLTALYADISDIPDDVEITLNIKGSLLEALGTSYAIFGSEPLNDPSRRETISLYGGLLQLFGNFFEAFGGFVELRGGEGESFFEIGTILQAIGAIVTAVFYEGDGERF from the coding sequence ATGCCACAACAGAATGAGACCTCCATCAACGACGTTTTAGAAAACGGCAATTCTCCAACCAACGATAACCATGCAAAAATTATTTTTGGGCAATGGATCGTAGCCGTAGGCACCATCTTTGCTGTGATCGCTACTACACAGAGAACGAATATCGTTGAAGCTACTCGATCAGATTACAGCATATACGGCAATGCGCTAGAAGCGGCAGGTAACGCGATTATAGCGGATGGCATTGCCGAAGCCAGTTCTGAAAGAACAGGAACCTATATACAAACGTTTGGAAATTTAACAGCGCTTTATGCGGATATTTCTGATATCCCAGATGATGTAGAAATTACATTAAATATTAAAGGATCTTTGCTTGAAGCCCTAGGTACATCGTATGCCATATTCGGTAGTGAACCACTTAACGATCCATCAAGGCGTGAAACCATTTCACTGTATGGTGGTCTTTTACAATTGTTCGGAAATTTCTTTGAAGCTTTTGGGGGCTTTGTTGAGCTCCGTGGTGGTGAAGGTGAATCATTCTTTGAAATTGGCACTATTCTACAAGCAATTGGCGCAATTGTAACAGCTGTGTTTTATGAAGGCGACGGGGAGCGGTTTTAA
- a CDS encoding thiol-disulfide oxidoreductase DCC family protein, with the protein MKTEVILVDTHIVFYDAQCPLCRTVKTVISSLDWRHELSWFPVQHVSEKTREKASKIVDMYDEIYVLTKEEEVLIGFQSVRKIFSVLPAFFWLAFLMKPQIVEWIGKPTYQFISSHRHQWFGRLSYEEAIGFK; encoded by the coding sequence ATGAAAACTGAGGTGATTCTAGTGGACACGCATATCGTCTTTTACGACGCCCAATGCCCTTTATGTCGGACTGTTAAAACGGTCATTTCTTCTTTAGACTGGCGCCATGAACTAAGTTGGTTTCCAGTTCAACACGTCAGTGAAAAAACACGAGAGAAAGCAAGTAAAATCGTTGATATGTATGATGAAATTTATGTCCTAACAAAAGAAGAAGAAGTGTTAATTGGCTTTCAATCAGTTAGAAAGATTTTCTCTGTCTTACCAGCATTTTTTTGGCTTGCATTTTTAATGAAACCCCAGATTGTTGAATGGATTGGGAAACCAACTTATCAATTCATATCTAGTCACCGACATCAATGGTTTGGCAGGCTCTCTTACGAAGAAGCAATAGGCTTTAAATGA
- a CDS encoding Gfo/Idh/MocA family protein — protein sequence MIRVALLSRWHVHANDYAREAGEHPNIEIAAVWDEEAERGQKWASELNVGFEKNLETLLGRTDIDAVIVDTPTSMHTDVILACAEAKKHIFSEKVLAFTEKDCQTIFEAIERNDVSLMLSLPRLNDPSYVYAQEALDTGLLGDLTSIRCRLEHGGALSTEKHPEGWLPPHFYNNDQCGGGALIDLGAHPIYLTNRLAGKVESLFCQMATITNREVDDHATVVLRYESGASGVIEAGFVGEASPFLLELHGTKGSILVEDRTVRIRSSELNENGWQTPDLPEQKPSAMEQWIDEITNGTQPRITKTDMLELTRINEAARKSAEEGMRVSL from the coding sequence ATGATTCGAGTTGCATTGCTTAGCCGCTGGCATGTTCATGCCAATGATTATGCCCGAGAGGCAGGTGAACATCCAAACATAGAAATTGCTGCCGTTTGGGATGAAGAAGCAGAACGTGGACAAAAATGGGCAAGTGAATTAAATGTTGGTTTTGAAAAAAATTTAGAAACGCTCCTTGGTCGCACCGACATAGACGCCGTTATTGTTGACACCCCGACGTCTATGCATACAGACGTCATTCTCGCTTGCGCAGAAGCCAAAAAGCACATTTTTTCCGAAAAAGTGTTAGCGTTTACAGAGAAAGATTGTCAAACCATCTTTGAAGCAATAGAAAGAAACGATGTGTCGCTTATGCTATCATTACCTCGCTTAAACGATCCATCTTATGTATATGCGCAAGAAGCCCTTGATACTGGACTTCTTGGTGACTTAACGTCAATTCGTTGCAGGTTGGAACACGGCGGTGCATTATCGACAGAGAAGCACCCAGAGGGATGGCTTCCACCTCATTTCTATAACAACGATCAATGTGGAGGTGGTGCTTTAATAGACCTTGGAGCACACCCCATCTACTTGACCAATCGCCTTGCTGGAAAGGTAGAATCGTTATTTTGTCAGATGGCTACAATTACGAATCGTGAAGTCGATGATCATGCGACCGTTGTCTTACGCTATGAATCAGGGGCAAGTGGCGTGATTGAAGCTGGGTTTGTCGGTGAAGCCAGTCCTTTCCTATTAGAACTACATGGTACAAAAGGCAGCATTCTCGTTGAAGATCGAACTGTTCGCATCCGCTCATCAGAGTTAAATGAGAATGGTTGGCAAACCCCAGATCTACCAGAACAAAAGCCAAGCGCAATGGAGCAATGGATAGACGAAATAACAAATGGCACGCAACCACGAATTACTAAAACGGATATGCTCGAACTTACACGTATTAACGAAGCTGCTCGTAAATCAGCAGAGGAAGGTATGCGCGTGTCGCTCTAA
- a CDS encoding helix-turn-helix domain-containing protein: protein MFSQPDAYQEQMLNDNQIKEPIHCHMEHSLPDKPIARPHFHDAIELLYSFSGSTRVFVSGQSHKMEAGDLIIINSNEVHAIYAEAGTDVEYLVIKLDPEVLYSTSRSIFESRYVLPFTLAKSSPKTLLTKNEIAHTTIPATIAKIMEEFSSKDYGFDFAIRIHICTIFLAVLRHWRETGVPIGMMDAISDADFQLMRHVFTLLETEYSSLLTAKEAAKSCNLSYSYFSRKIKSITGRSFTELLNYVRITEAEKLLTTTNATITDVAISVGYSSTSYFIQQFKQAKHISPLRFKKQLQRTALSKNQTFLS, encoded by the coding sequence ATGTTTTCCCAACCAGATGCTTATCAAGAACAGATGCTAAACGATAATCAAATTAAGGAGCCCATTCATTGTCATATGGAACACAGCCTACCAGACAAGCCTATTGCAAGACCACACTTCCATGATGCGATTGAATTGCTTTATTCATTTTCTGGATCTACTCGAGTGTTTGTAAGTGGCCAATCGCATAAAATGGAGGCTGGTGATTTAATTATTATTAACTCAAACGAAGTTCACGCAATTTATGCAGAGGCAGGCACTGATGTTGAATACCTTGTCATTAAACTAGACCCTGAAGTATTGTATTCCACATCACGATCAATTTTTGAATCAAGATACGTTTTGCCTTTTACACTTGCGAAATCGAGCCCCAAAACATTGCTAACAAAAAACGAAATAGCTCATACAACGATTCCTGCAACAATCGCAAAAATTATGGAAGAGTTTTCGTCGAAGGATTATGGCTTTGACTTTGCCATCCGTATTCATATTTGCACGATTTTCTTAGCCGTACTCCGTCATTGGCGTGAAACAGGCGTTCCGATTGGTATGATGGATGCAATTAGTGATGCCGACTTTCAGCTTATGCGTCATGTATTTACGTTGCTTGAAACTGAATACTCTTCTTTACTAACAGCTAAAGAAGCCGCTAAATCTTGCAACTTGAGCTATAGCTATTTCTCACGAAAAATAAAAAGTATTACAGGACGCTCTTTTACTGAATTGCTTAATTATGTTCGTATTACAGAAGCAGAGAAATTATTAACAACGACAAATGCTACGATTACAGACGTAGCTATCTCCGTGGGTTATTCGAGCACAAGCTACTTCATCCAGCAATTCAAACAAGCAAAACACATCTCGCCTCTACGCTTTAAGAAACAATTGCAGCGAACTGCCCTAAGTAAAAATCAGACTTTTTTGTCTTGA
- a CDS encoding sugar phosphate isomerase/epimerase family protein has protein sequence MTHIGLQLYSVKERCASDFLGTLDEVAKSGYDGVEFAGYYETSSTNLKKRLDDNGLKAAGSHIPIDHLERSLDQMIDYSQKIESPYIICPGLPEHYRDSEDAYKRTGELFTKIGEKTNAANIAFGYHNHDIELKTFDGKYGLDLLFSHSDSRYVFMELDTFWLEATGLKSVDWIHQYKERLKILHMKDMNNLDELRNVEVGSGVMDFHAIHAAAQQYGVEWYTVEQEQFDKDEFESIKDSSAFLRSLLK, from the coding sequence ATGACGCATATTGGTTTGCAACTTTATTCTGTGAAAGAGCGGTGTGCTTCTGATTTTTTGGGTACGCTTGATGAAGTAGCTAAATCTGGCTATGATGGCGTGGAATTTGCAGGCTACTATGAAACAAGTAGTACGAATTTGAAAAAACGATTGGATGATAATGGTTTAAAAGCTGCAGGAAGCCATATTCCAATTGATCATCTTGAACGTTCTCTTGACCAAATGATTGATTATTCACAAAAAATTGAAAGCCCTTACATCATTTGTCCTGGTTTACCTGAACACTATCGAGATAGTGAAGATGCATACAAACGGACAGGAGAGTTGTTTACAAAAATTGGTGAGAAGACAAATGCAGCAAATATTGCTTTTGGTTATCATAATCATGACATTGAGCTTAAAACATTTGATGGCAAGTATGGACTTGATTTGTTATTCTCACACTCTGATTCTCGTTATGTGTTTATGGAACTTGACACGTTTTGGCTCGAAGCGACTGGCTTAAAATCGGTTGATTGGATTCATCAATACAAAGAACGATTAAAAATTCTTCACATGAAAGATATGAACAATCTTGATGAACTCCGTAATGTTGAAGTAGGTTCCGGTGTAATGGACTTTCATGCAATTCATGCGGCAGCGCAACAGTATGGTGTAGAGTGGTATACGGTAGAACAAGAACAATTTGATAAAGATGAATTTGAATCAATTA